A single Orcinus orca chromosome 2, mOrcOrc1.1, whole genome shotgun sequence DNA region contains:
- the RPL4 gene encoding 60S ribosomal protein L4, translating into MACARPLISVYSEKGESSGKNVTLPAVFKAPIRPDIVNFVHTNLRKNNRQPYAVSELAGHQTSAESWGTGRAVARIPRVRGGGTHRSGQGAFGNMCRGGRMFAPTKTWRRWHRRVNTTQKRYAICSALAASALPALVMSKGHRIEEVPELPLVVEDKVEGYKKTKEAVLLLKKLKAWNDIKKVYASQRMRAGKGKMRNRRRIQRRGPCIIYNEDNGIIKAFRNIPGITLLNVSKLNILKLAPGGHVGRFCIWTESAFRKLDELYGTWRKSASLKSNYNLPMHKMLNTDLSRILKSPEIQRALRAPRKKIHRRVLKKNPLKNLRIMLKLNPYAKTMRRNTILRQARNHKIRMDRVAAALEAKSDEKGIPGKKPVMGKKGKEAVCVKKLKKPKKPKKPLVGKKAAVTKKPAAKKKPAKKKPAEKKPAEKKPTEKKPTTEEKKAAA; encoded by the exons ATG gcGTGTGCTCGTCCACTGATATCAGTGTACTCTGAAAAGGGGGAGTCATCTGGCAAAAATGTCACTTTGCCTGCTGTGTTCAAGGCTCCCATTCGACCAGATATTGTGAACTTTGTTCACACCAACTTGCGCAAAAACAACAGACAGCCCTATGCTGTCAGTGAATTAGCAG GTCATCAAACCAGTGCTGAGTCTTGGGGTACTGGCAGAGCTGTGGCTCGAATTCCCAGGGTTCGAGGTGGCGGCACTCACCGTTCTGGCCAGGGTGCTTTTGGAAAT ATGTGTCGTGGGGGCCGCATGTTTGCACCAACCAAGACCTGGCGACGTTGGCACCGCAGAGTGAATACAACGCAGAAGCGATATGCCATCTGCTCTGCGTTGGCTGCCTCGGCTTTACCAGCGCTGGTCATGTCTAAAG GTCATCGTATAGAGGAAGTTCCTGAACTTCCTTTGGTGGTTGAAGATAAAGTTGAAGGCTACAAGAAGACCAAGGAGGCTGTTTTGCTCCTGAAGAAACTTAAGGCTTGGAATGATATCAAAAAG GTCTACGCCTCGCAGCGAATGAGAGCTGGCAAAGGCAAAATGAGAAACCGTCGCCGTATCCAGCGCAGGGGACCCTGCATCATTTATAATGAGGACAACGGTATCATCAAGGCCTTCAGAAACATCCCTG GAATTACTCTGCTTAATGTAAGCAAACTGAACATTTTGAAACTTGCTCCTGGTGGGCACGTGGGACGTTTCTGCATTTGGACTGAAAGTGCTTTCCGCAAGTTAGATGAGCTGTATGGCACTTGGCGTAAATCTGCCTCCCTCAAGAGTAACTACAA cCTCCCCATGCATAAGATGCTCAATACAGACCTTAGCAGAATCTTGAAAAGCCCAGAGATCCAAAGAGCCCTCCGAGCACCACG CAAGAAGATTCATCGCAGAGTCTTGAAGAAGAATCCACTGAAAAACCTGAGAATCATGTTGAAGCTAAACCCATATGCAAAGACCATGCGCCGGAACACCATTCTTCGCCAGGCCAGGAAC CACAAAATCCGGATGGATAGGGTAGCAGCAGCACTAGAAGCCAAATCAGATGAGAAGGGGATTCCAGGCAAGAAGCCTGTGAtgggaaagaagggaaaggaggccGTTTGCGTTAAGAAGCTGAAGAAGCCGAAGAAGCCAAAGAAGCCTTTGGTGGGAAAAAAGGCTGCAGTGACCAAGAAACCAGCAGCTAAAAAGAAGCCTGCTA